One window of the Deinococcus ruber genome contains the following:
- a CDS encoding LacI family DNA-binding transcriptional regulator, with protein sequence MPNLNSAATGTIPSATATDTDTTPSSNNGASDKDPSPAKEPLRAKVGLRPKATTILDVAARASVSHQTVSRVLNDHPAVAPATRSRVLAAMRDLDYRPNAAARHLAGRRGHTVGVLVYGVSYFGPTQMLASVEQAARARGYSVTVIFVHNLTVQGIEEGVRALRAGRVDGIIMITPLHQVEASRHHEILDDVPYVLVDAEPMPDRAVVAIDQFAGGRAAAQHIALLGHRRIAVLRGPDEWYDATSRYQGTISLLAQRRLLPVLTLSGDWTAASGYQVTCDALAQGAAFTALIAANDQMAVGAMRAIQETGKVVPTDVSVIGFDDLPESAYFNPPLTTVRQDFRALGAASLERLIDLIETPQQNPPSSVLVPTLMVRSSTAAPPKE encoded by the coding sequence ATGCCAAATCTGAATTCTGCCGCCACAGGCACCATCCCTTCGGCCACTGCCACCGACACAGACACCACCCCTTCCAGCAACAACGGCGCTTCTGACAAAGACCCCAGCCCTGCAAAAGAACCGCTCCGTGCAAAAGTCGGGCTGAGGCCGAAGGCCACCACCATTCTCGATGTCGCTGCCCGCGCCAGCGTGTCGCACCAGACCGTATCGCGGGTGCTGAACGACCACCCGGCAGTAGCCCCGGCCACACGGAGCCGTGTGCTGGCGGCCATGCGCGACCTCGATTACCGCCCCAACGCCGCTGCACGTCACCTGGCCGGGCGGCGCGGCCACACCGTCGGCGTGCTGGTGTACGGTGTCAGCTATTTCGGCCCCACCCAGATGCTCGCCAGCGTCGAACAGGCAGCCCGCGCACGCGGCTACTCGGTTACGGTGATCTTTGTTCACAATCTGACGGTGCAGGGCATCGAGGAGGGCGTGCGGGCGCTGCGGGCAGGGCGGGTAGACGGCATCATCATGATCACGCCGCTGCACCAGGTCGAGGCCAGCCGCCATCACGAGATTCTGGATGACGTGCCGTACGTGCTGGTCGATGCCGAGCCGATGCCTGACCGCGCTGTGGTCGCGATAGACCAGTTCGCGGGCGGGCGGGCTGCCGCGCAGCACATCGCGTTGTTGGGCCACCGCCGCATTGCCGTGCTGCGCGGCCCCGACGAATGGTACGACGCCACGTCGCGCTATCAGGGCACCATAAGTCTGCTGGCGCAGCGCCGACTGCTGCCAGTTCTTACGCTCAGCGGCGACTGGACAGCAGCCAGCGGGTATCAGGTCACGTGCGACGCGCTGGCGCAGGGCGCGGCGTTCACGGCGCTGATTGCCGCAAACGATCAGATGGCGGTGGGCGCGATGCGGGCTATTCAGGAAACGGGGAAAGTCGTACCTACCGACGTATCGGTAATCGGCTTCGACGACCTGCCGGAATCGGCGTATTTCAATCCACCGCTCACCACCGTCCGGCAGGACTTCCGCGCCCTGGGAGCCGCCAGCCTGGAACGCCTGATCGACCTGATCGAGACGCCCCAGCAGAACCCGCCGTCAAGTGTGCTCGTGCCAACTCTGATGGTCAGAAGCAGCACCGCCGCCCCACCGAAAGAATAG
- a CDS encoding NAD(P)/FAD-dependent oxidoreductase, with protein sequence MTTETPPHTAPHTLIVGAGLAGLALARELTRAGERVTVLDKSNGVSGRSSTRRIDTQTAGQPARLDHGARFFTARHPRTLTLVQEGLEAGWLAEWTRRIPSWSAGQISDEPDGHPRYVPPAGMSVLGKELARQVVVETAAQVTRLQQREGGWLAECQDGRQFTADRVVLNLPAPQILPLLEGTDIHTAPLRDVAFVPCWAVGALLTHDLDAASWPALRVQEHPALEWVAREHTKRPPGHPPALTLHASAEWSKTHLQDERDAVLEALLAAAREVVGPFEVSGAFAHRWLYATPTQRFPGAYSWLPEAGLGWCGDWCTPDPHGPRVEAALLSGWQLSDALLSRD encoded by the coding sequence ATGACCACTGAAACACCGCCGCACACCGCGCCTCATACGCTGATCGTCGGGGCTGGGCTGGCGGGACTGGCGCTGGCACGCGAACTGACGCGGGCAGGTGAGCGCGTGACGGTTCTCGACAAGTCGAACGGAGTATCGGGCCGCAGCAGTACCCGGCGCATAGACACACAGACGGCTGGACAGCCCGCCCGTCTGGATCACGGCGCACGCTTCTTTACTGCCAGACATCCGCGCACGCTGACACTGGTGCAGGAAGGGCTGGAAGCGGGCTGGCTGGCCGAATGGACGCGCCGGATACCGAGCTGGAGCGCGGGCCAGATCAGCGACGAACCGGACGGACACCCCCGGTATGTGCCGCCCGCCGGAATGAGCGTGTTGGGCAAAGAACTGGCACGGCAGGTCGTGGTCGAGACGGCGGCGCAGGTAACGCGCCTCCAGCAGCGTGAGGGCGGGTGGCTGGCCGAATGTCAGGACGGGCGGCAATTTACGGCAGATCGGGTGGTGCTGAATCTGCCTGCCCCACAGATTCTGCCGCTGCTGGAGGGCACAGACATACACACCGCCCCGCTGCGAGACGTGGCGTTCGTGCCGTGCTGGGCGGTTGGAGCGCTGCTGACCCACGACCTCGACGCTGCGAGCTGGCCTGCGCTGCGGGTGCAGGAACATCCGGCGCTGGAATGGGTGGCCCGCGAGCACACCAAGAGGCCGCCCGGTCACCCGCCCGCCCTGACGCTGCATGCCAGTGCCGAGTGGTCGAAAACGCACCTTCAGGACGAACGAGACGCCGTCCTTGAGGCGCTCCTCGCAGCGGCCCGCGAGGTGGTCGGCCCCTTTGAGGTCAGCGGGGCATTTGCACACCGCTGGCTGTACGCCACACCCACCCAGCGCTTTCCCGGCGCATACAGCTGGCTGCCGGAAGCGGGGCTGGGCTGGTGCGGCGACTGGTGTACCCCCGACCCTCACGGCCCCCGCGTCGAAGCAGCGCTGCTGAGCGGCTGGCAGCTGTCGGACGCGCTGCTCTCACGAGACTGA
- a CDS encoding carbohydrate ABC transporter permease → MTTVSPTSTVTARPPLPLGVRIARLWGGVLTALTVLLALAWVFPMYWAVVTSVKPENDTVAMPPTIWPQTFDFSSYTYIFQNSPLVRWYLNSVLTSVAITVLVLLLSMLCAYALSQIDFRGRTWLFWLILIGFMIPFQASLIPLFIFINQLGLVNNYLGLILPQLAAPIAVVIYKQFFDQIPTELGDAARMDGASEARVLFSIFLPLNWSITVSLAIVTFIAAWNNFLWPFIVMNDTAKLTIPVGITQVQSAYGVAYAKTMATAVSAAFPTVIAYLIFQRRVTEGVMAAAGLK, encoded by the coding sequence ATGACCACTGTTTCACCGACCTCGACTGTGACGGCCCGCCCTCCTCTGCCCCTGGGCGTGCGGATTGCCCGGCTGTGGGGCGGCGTGCTGACCGCCCTGACGGTGCTGCTGGCGCTGGCCTGGGTCTTTCCGATGTACTGGGCCGTGGTCACGTCTGTCAAGCCGGAAAATGACACCGTGGCGATGCCGCCGACCATCTGGCCGCAGACGTTCGACTTCAGCAGCTATACCTATATCTTTCAGAACAGTCCGCTGGTGCGCTGGTATCTCAACAGTGTGCTGACGAGCGTCGCCATCACGGTGCTGGTGCTGCTGCTGTCGATGCTGTGTGCCTACGCACTGTCGCAGATCGATTTTCGCGGGCGCACCTGGCTATTCTGGCTGATCCTGATCGGCTTCATGATTCCGTTTCAGGCGAGCCTGATTCCGCTGTTCATCTTCATCAATCAGCTCGGGCTGGTCAACAACTACCTCGGCCTGATCCTGCCGCAGCTCGCCGCCCCCATCGCGGTGGTGATCTATAAGCAGTTTTTCGACCAGATTCCCACAGAACTCGGAGACGCGGCTCGGATGGACGGAGCCAGCGAAGCCCGCGTGCTGTTCAGCATCTTCCTGCCACTGAACTGGAGCATCACCGTCTCGCTCGCCATCGTCACGTTTATTGCCGCCTGGAACAACTTCCTGTGGCCGTTTATCGTGATGAACGACACCGCCAAGCTCACGATTCCGGTGGGCATCACACAGGTGCAGTCGGCCTACGGCGTGGCCTATGCCAAAACTATGGCGACTGCCGTGTCAGCCGCTTTCCCGACGGTAATCGCCTACCTGATCTTCCAGCGCCGCGTGACGGAAGGCGTGATGGCCGCCGCCGGACTGAAGTAA
- a CDS encoding FAD-dependent oxidoreductase yields MPLSSVHAGALPQHRENPRQDVIIAGAGPAGMVLALLFARQGLHVTVLEAASTFDRSFRGDTLHPATLELMERLGLIEDLLTLDHTRAHSARLIRPEQVTTLANFRHLHGKYPYLAVMNQAQFLRFLHRALAEYGSATVEFGARVQGLISSGGRVTGVRYEQAGTVHTLNAAVTIGADGRYSKVRAAAGLSLRSLSPGQDVLWFSLPRHASDPHGSIDLHVGGGHCMVTTDHGERWQVGLSIRKGSYAQAKSSGVVVVRQTIGQALPWLAERAELLTDWNQLRLLSVEVSRLRRWYQPGLLMIGDAAHVISPIGGLGINMAVQDAVACANLLTAPLLQQRLQTRHLAAVQRRRSWQIAVLQAQQVVEEREVGQIVGQPQAVHMPMLLLRVLNRLPLLRRVPAYVTAYGLWPERLQRRWWKPQTRI; encoded by the coding sequence GTGCCTCTCTCTTCCGTACACGCTGGTGCTCTGCCACAGCACCGCGAGAATCCCCGGCAGGACGTGATCATTGCCGGGGCTGGGCCTGCCGGAATGGTGCTGGCGCTGCTGTTTGCACGGCAGGGGCTGCACGTGACTGTGCTGGAGGCCGCTTCGACCTTCGACCGCTCATTTCGCGGCGATACGCTGCACCCGGCCACCCTCGAACTGATGGAGCGCCTCGGCCTGATCGAAGACCTGCTGACTCTCGACCACACCCGCGCCCACAGCGCCCGGCTGATCCGCCCTGAACAGGTGACGACGCTGGCGAATTTCAGGCATCTGCATGGGAAATATCCGTATCTGGCCGTGATGAATCAGGCGCAGTTTCTGAGGTTTCTGCACCGTGCTCTGGCTGAATACGGCAGTGCCACAGTCGAATTCGGGGCCAGGGTGCAGGGCCTGATTTCCAGCGGTGGGCGCGTGACCGGAGTGCGCTACGAGCAGGCTGGGACGGTTCACACCCTGAATGCGGCTGTTACCATCGGAGCAGACGGACGATACTCGAAGGTGCGTGCCGCCGCTGGTCTGTCGCTGCGTTCGCTGTCGCCCGGACAGGACGTGCTGTGGTTCTCGCTGCCGCGCCACGCCTCCGACCCGCATGGAAGCATCGATCTGCACGTGGGCGGCGGACACTGCATGGTGACTACCGATCACGGCGAGCGCTGGCAGGTCGGCCTGAGCATTCGCAAGGGCAGCTATGCTCAGGCCAAAAGCAGCGGCGTGGTAGTGGTTCGGCAGACCATCGGGCAGGCGCTCCCGTGGCTGGCCGAACGCGCAGAACTGCTGACCGACTGGAACCAGTTACGGCTCCTGTCGGTCGAGGTGTCGCGGCTGAGGCGCTGGTATCAGCCGGGCCTGCTGATGATCGGTGACGCCGCCCACGTCATCTCGCCCATCGGCGGACTGGGCATCAATATGGCTGTTCAGGACGCCGTGGCCTGCGCCAATCTGCTGACCGCGCCTCTGTTACAGCAGCGGCTTCAGACACGCCATCTGGCGGCTGTTCAGCGGCGCCGGAGCTGGCAGATCGCGGTTCTTCAGGCTCAGCAGGTGGTCGAGGAACGCGAGGTAGGGCAGATCGTCGGCCAGCCGCAGGCCGTGCATATGCCGATGCTCCTGCTGCGCGTGCTCAATCGCCTTCCACTGCTGCGCCGCGTACCCGCCTACGTCACTGCGTATGGCCTGTGGCCCGAACGCCTGCAACGGCGCTGGTGGAAGCCACAGACCAGAATCTGA
- a CDS encoding polysaccharide deacetylase family protein produces MPKRFNPALQQLGYSKTDRVVIFHADDLGMCESTLGAYTDLLEVGLLSSASIMMPCAWAPAAAELVRQHPQADIGVHLTLTSEWDTYRWGPLGSRDPANGLTDQQGYFHSSVAALHAHADAGAVMQELGLQLERAQAWGLNLSHIDAHMGAVAHPKYLPGSIELAARAGVVTMFPRMDVGAWRAQGFDLTGALAAAAFGTYLETRGLPLVDHLVSLPHDVGGDHAALTRQMLAELPPGLTHFILHPAKDTPELRAITSGWAGRVANYEAFCNRALLDDVRRSGVQVISYRDLQTLLPRS; encoded by the coding sequence ATGCCGAAACGTTTCAACCCTGCCCTGCAACAACTGGGATACTCCAAAACCGACAGAGTGGTGATCTTTCACGCCGACGACCTGGGCATGTGCGAGAGCACGCTGGGAGCGTATACCGACCTGCTGGAGGTGGGCCTGCTGTCGTCGGCGTCGATCATGATGCCGTGCGCGTGGGCACCCGCCGCCGCCGAACTGGTGCGCCAGCATCCACAGGCCGACATAGGGGTGCACCTGACCCTGACGAGCGAGTGGGACACGTACCGCTGGGGGCCGCTGGGCAGCCGTGACCCAGCAAACGGCCTGACCGACCAGCAGGGATACTTTCATAGCAGTGTGGCGGCGCTGCACGCCCACGCCGATGCGGGCGCGGTGATGCAGGAACTGGGCCTGCAACTCGAACGGGCGCAGGCCTGGGGGCTGAACCTTTCCCATATCGACGCGCATATGGGCGCGGTGGCGCATCCGAAGTACCTGCCGGGAAGTATCGAGCTGGCGGCCAGAGCGGGCGTGGTGACGATGTTTCCGCGCATGGACGTGGGCGCGTGGCGTGCTCAGGGGTTCGATCTGACGGGCGCACTGGCTGCCGCCGCGTTCGGCACGTATCTGGAAACGCGGGGGCTGCCGCTGGTCGATCATCTGGTCAGCCTGCCGCATGATGTGGGCGGCGACCACGCGGCCCTGACCCGGCAGATGCTGGCAGAACTGCCGCCGGGTCTGACGCACTTTATCCTGCATCCCGCCAAAGACACTCCCGAGCTGCGGGCCATCACCTCCGGCTGGGCCGGGCGGGTCGCCAACTACGAGGCGTTCTGCAACCGCGCCCTGCTGGACGACGTGCGGCGCAGCGGCGTGCAGGTCATCTCGTACCGTGATCTACAGACGCTGCTGCCGCGTTCCTGA
- a CDS encoding extracellular solute-binding protein, with product MRRSTWLALGLSLGAVLSGAASAQTTVVFWDFFGGGDGARMKTIVDNFNASQKDIVVNRTTQTWGNPFYTKVHTAVVAGQTPDIMTYHLSAVPAGLQKKDLRPLSTADLALAGLKITDFQSNLVSTLTTDAKAITGTSNIYSIPLDTHTFVVYYNKDLLKKAGLIDASGMMSPMKSIADMTKALQTIKSKTGVVPIAFSSNQDSATVWRLWYSLFLQQGGSMFKDGKLYLGDLDTKGKAALDAIADWTKQGLLTKNVTYPASVALFSAGRTAMMFNGNWEVPTMVDAKAKGTLKFDYGIMAFPALYGGKASTWADSHELAIPNNTKTPISADKLKAVMTFVSYVQKQGGMTWAGGGHIPSYLPTQTSAAFKALQPNVQYSATAAKDATLEPNVPIFGVGGPVYDAVGNYFTPVLLGQLTSAQGISKFKTALTTFNK from the coding sequence ATGCGTAGATCAACGTGGCTGGCCCTGGGACTTTCGCTCGGAGCGGTATTGAGTGGTGCGGCGTCGGCACAGACGACAGTGGTGTTCTGGGATTTCTTCGGCGGCGGTGACGGGGCGCGCATGAAGACCATCGTCGATAACTTCAATGCCTCGCAGAAAGACATCGTGGTAAACCGCACCACCCAGACCTGGGGCAATCCGTTTTACACCAAGGTGCATACGGCGGTCGTGGCCGGGCAGACGCCCGACATCATGACCTACCACCTCTCGGCGGTTCCCGCTGGCCTTCAGAAAAAAGACCTGCGCCCACTCAGCACCGCCGATCTGGCACTGGCAGGCCTGAAGATCACCGATTTCCAGAGCAACCTGGTCAGCACCCTGACCACCGACGCCAAGGCGATCACCGGCACCAGCAACATCTACAGCATTCCGCTCGACACCCACACCTTCGTGGTGTACTACAACAAAGACCTGCTGAAAAAGGCCGGACTGATCGACGCTTCGGGCATGATGTCGCCGATGAAGAGCATCGCCGATATGACCAAGGCGCTGCAAACCATCAAGAGCAAGACCGGTGTGGTGCCCATCGCCTTCAGCAGCAATCAGGACTCTGCGACGGTGTGGCGCTTGTGGTACAGCCTGTTCCTTCAGCAGGGCGGCAGCATGTTCAAAGACGGCAAGCTGTACCTGGGCGACCTGGATACCAAGGGTAAGGCCGCACTGGACGCGATTGCCGACTGGACCAAGCAGGGCCTGCTGACCAAGAACGTGACGTACCCGGCGAGCGTGGCGCTGTTCAGTGCCGGACGCACCGCCATGATGTTCAACGGCAACTGGGAAGTGCCGACCATGGTGGACGCCAAGGCCAAGGGCACGCTGAAGTTCGATTACGGCATCATGGCGTTCCCCGCGCTGTACGGCGGCAAGGCGAGCACCTGGGCCGACTCGCATGAGCTGGCGATCCCCAACAACACCAAGACCCCCATCAGTGCCGACAAGCTGAAAGCGGTCATGACCTTCGTGAGCTACGTGCAGAAGCAGGGCGGCATGACCTGGGCGGGCGGCGGCCACATTCCCTCGTACCTGCCGACCCAGACCAGCGCGGCTTTCAAGGCGCTGCAACCCAACGTGCAGTACAGCGCCACCGCTGCCAAAGACGCGACCCTGGAACCCAACGTGCCGATCTTCGGTGTGGGCGGGCCGGTGTACGACGCGGTCGGCAACTACTTCACCCCGGTGCTGCTGGGTCAGCTCACCAGTGCCCAGGGCATCAGCAAGTTCAAGACCGCGCTGACCACCTTCAACAAGTAA
- a CDS encoding tyrosine-type recombinase/integrase — MTDTDTQLGIPDQPRLGEQLRRTLETGNHPAFLDLLADKLPGSPGDLTRKNVLSSLRVYLRWTADERRSVLNAVDSDARAYLTHLLLKHDGAPSSIHNHLTRVRTLYRVLLALGVHPGPNPFLNLKLPTNRPEEHRDFYSPAEVQRLLAQTDAAGQALILLGAHGGLTGPEVVHLRWEHFDAQQGQLQVAQRTLRLDEPLHPALRVYGASQGHGDLFAAQGPIFSYSTDHQLRAFLFNVCIRANVSYRGWRALRNAAGLRLLELTGDPKQVAETLGLTTLKATEPWQKLSAAAETQRAGSPETP, encoded by the coding sequence ATGACCGATACGGATACGCAGCTCGGCATTCCCGATCAGCCCCGGTTGGGCGAGCAGCTTCGGCGCACGCTGGAAACCGGGAATCATCCGGCGTTTCTCGACCTGCTGGCCGACAAACTCCCCGGTTCGCCCGGCGACCTGACGCGCAAGAACGTCCTGAGCAGCCTGCGGGTATATCTGCGCTGGACAGCCGACGAGCGCAGATCGGTGCTGAACGCCGTGGACAGCGACGCCAGAGCGTATCTGACCCACCTGCTGCTGAAACACGACGGCGCACCGTCCAGCATTCATAACCACCTCACCCGCGTCCGGACGCTGTACCGGGTTCTGCTCGCACTGGGTGTCCATCCCGGCCCCAATCCGTTTCTGAATCTGAAGCTGCCGACCAACCGCCCCGAAGAACACCGCGATTTCTATTCGCCCGCCGAGGTGCAGCGCCTGCTGGCACAGACCGACGCCGCCGGACAGGCCCTGATTCTGCTGGGGGCACACGGCGGGCTGACCGGGCCAGAGGTCGTGCATCTGCGCTGGGAGCACTTCGATGCTCAGCAGGGTCAGCTCCAGGTGGCGCAGCGCACCCTCAGGCTCGACGAGCCGCTGCACCCGGCGCTCAGGGTGTACGGCGCGTCACAGGGACACGGCGACCTGTTTGCCGCACAGGGGCCGATCTTCAGTTATTCGACCGACCACCAGTTGCGGGCCTTTCTGTTCAACGTCTGCATCCGCGCCAATGTGAGTTACCGTGGCTGGCGTGCCCTGCGAAATGCCGCCGGACTGCGCCTGCTCGAACTGACCGGTGACCCGAAGCAGGTGGCCGAGACGCTGGGCCTGACCACCCTCAAGGCCACCGAACCCTGGCAGAAACTCAGTGCTGCGGCAGAGACCCAGCGTGCAGGCAGCCCAGAAACACCGTGA
- a CDS encoding carbohydrate ABC transporter permease — protein sequence MLKTVPGKTDTQSVSKQVQARQKWMTAGLMVLPFLVIYLLFLIYPTLRVIQLSFTNADLNGSGHFTGLTNYIKLLHEPTFWNALLNTLYFILLTVIPNTLVGLGLALLILRLRRLKNFVLAAFFLPYVLPVSVVTSVWNWVLDSNFGLFNFLTGSTVTWFQDPVWAMPAVAFVTIWWTVGFNILLFIAGLQSISPDIYEAAALDGASGARLFWSITWPNLWPVTSLILLLQLIAQFKIFDQIYLLTTGGPFDKTLVLLLYSYREGFQQQHGGYASTIGVVLMLIILVVSAIQSRLLNRGNAA from the coding sequence ATGCTCAAGACAGTGCCCGGCAAAACCGACACGCAGTCAGTGTCCAAGCAGGTGCAGGCGCGGCAGAAATGGATGACGGCGGGGCTGATGGTGCTGCCGTTCCTGGTCATCTATCTGCTGTTTCTGATCTATCCCACGCTGCGCGTTATCCAGCTCAGCTTCACCAACGCCGATCTGAACGGAAGCGGTCATTTCACCGGGCTGACCAACTATATCAAGCTGCTGCATGAACCGACCTTCTGGAATGCGCTGCTCAACACTCTGTACTTCATCCTGCTCACGGTCATTCCCAACACCCTGGTCGGGCTGGGGCTGGCGCTGCTGATCCTGAGGCTCCGGCGTCTCAAGAACTTTGTTCTGGCAGCCTTCTTCCTGCCCTACGTCCTCCCGGTCAGCGTGGTCACGAGCGTCTGGAACTGGGTGCTGGACAGCAACTTCGGTCTGTTCAACTTTCTGACCGGCAGCACCGTCACGTGGTTTCAGGACCCCGTATGGGCCATGCCCGCTGTGGCCTTCGTGACCATCTGGTGGACGGTGGGCTTCAATATTCTGCTGTTCATCGCCGGACTTCAGAGCATTTCGCCCGACATCTATGAAGCGGCGGCGCTCGACGGTGCCAGCGGGGCGCGGCTGTTCTGGTCGATCACCTGGCCTAACCTGTGGCCCGTCACCAGCCTGATTCTGCTGCTCCAGCTGATCGCCCAGTTCAAAATCTTCGATCAGATCTATCTGCTGACCACGGGCGGGCCGTTCGACAAGACGCTGGTGCTGCTGCTGTACAGCTACCGCGAGGGCTTCCAGCAGCAGCACGGCGGGTACGCCTCGACCATCGGCGTGGTGCTGATGCTGATCATTCTGGTCGTCTCGGCGATTCAGTCCAGACTTCTCAACCGGGGGAATGCCGCATGA
- a CDS encoding aldo/keto reductase, translating to MKTLKLGTSSLDVPVVAVGCMRINSLDRQAAERFVQTALDEGANFFDHADIYGNGTCEEIFADAVHMSSSVRERLILQSKCGIRPGTFDFSKEHILASVDGILKRLKTDYLDVLLLHRPDALVEPEEVAAAFDELEQSGKVRHFGVSNQHPRQIDLLKKYVKQPLIANQLQLSITNATMITSGFNVNMENAEAVNRDGGILDYCRLNDITIQPWSPFQFGFFEGVFLDNPKFPELNRKIDEVAEHYGVSNTTIAIAWLLRHPAHMQPVTGTTNVERLRDCIRASDITLTREEWYGILLAAGNKLP from the coding sequence ATGAAGACCCTGAAACTCGGAACCAGCAGCCTGGATGTGCCAGTGGTGGCGGTCGGCTGTATGCGGATCAATTCGCTCGACAGGCAGGCCGCAGAACGCTTTGTTCAGACGGCGCTCGACGAAGGCGCGAACTTCTTCGATCACGCCGACATCTACGGCAACGGCACCTGCGAGGAAATCTTCGCAGACGCGGTGCACATGAGCAGTAGCGTGCGCGAACGCCTGATTCTGCAATCGAAGTGCGGCATTCGCCCGGGAACGTTTGATTTTTCGAAGGAACACATTCTCGCTTCGGTGGACGGCATTCTGAAACGTCTGAAGACCGATTACCTCGATGTTCTGCTGCTGCACCGCCCCGACGCTCTGGTCGAGCCAGAGGAGGTAGCCGCCGCCTTCGACGAACTGGAACAGTCGGGCAAGGTGCGTCATTTCGGGGTGTCCAATCAGCACCCCCGGCAGATCGATCTGCTGAAGAAGTATGTGAAACAGCCGCTGATCGCCAATCAGCTTCAGCTCAGCATCACCAACGCCACCATGATCACCAGCGGATTCAATGTGAACATGGAAAACGCCGAAGCGGTCAACCGCGACGGGGGCATTCTCGATTACTGCCGCCTGAACGACATCACCATTCAGCCGTGGTCGCCGTTCCAGTTCGGATTCTTCGAGGGTGTTTTTCTCGACAATCCCAAGTTTCCAGAACTGAACCGCAAGATAGACGAGGTGGCAGAGCACTACGGCGTGAGTAACACGACCATTGCCATCGCGTGGCTGCTGCGGCACCCGGCTCACATGCAGCCGGTCACGGGCACCACCAATGTCGAGCGCCTGCGCGACTGCATCCGTGCCAGCGACATCACCCTTACCCGCGAGGAGTGGTACGGCATTCTGCTGGCGGCGGGCAACAAGCTGCCCTGA
- a CDS encoding MFS transporter — protein sequence MNDDAAAAVTVSTPRQRTLYAVMNLGMTIPAQTGASFLLAFYVDYKKLDPTLAATALTIFTVYNALKNPVFGYLSDRTRSRWGRRIPYIRFGTLPLLMTFTLLFMAPFDGRTQPGALLAYLTVVWVLWESASAAVSTGYLGLLPEMFQSYPERTNVALRMNLVQTVGLLIALALPPLLSQLLGWGTMAGLFAVISGLSIWVGYRGLYERAESQQALALPLLAALRATFGNRSFLTVVAAQTMRFIATGTLAAGMFFFTTYSLGIRSGGLTSVLLGSAFVTAGLALWPWQRFVASRFDARTTLMLAFGLTALAVVPLRFVHSIPAVIATTMLIGVGLAGMILMGDVILSDVIDEDELKTGQRREGMYFGMSGLITTLGSALIALCFGWVSRTYGYDPKLSVQPASVGEGFRVFMTAPPIIGAGLALVLLAFYPLHGARLREVRLAAAQKRAALDHVAEPGHSVP from the coding sequence GTGAACGACGACGCTGCTGCCGCTGTCACCGTCTCCACGCCCCGTCAGCGCACGCTCTACGCCGTCATGAATCTGGGCATGACCATTCCGGCGCAGACTGGCGCGAGTTTTCTGCTGGCCTTCTACGTCGATTACAAGAAACTCGACCCGACGCTGGCCGCCACTGCCCTGACCATTTTTACGGTTTACAACGCCCTGAAAAATCCGGTCTTCGGGTACCTGTCCGACCGTACCCGCTCGCGCTGGGGGCGGCGCATTCCGTATATCCGCTTCGGAACGCTGCCGCTGCTGATGACCTTCACGCTGCTGTTCATGGCTCCGTTCGACGGGCGCACGCAACCGGGAGCGCTGCTGGCGTATCTGACGGTGGTGTGGGTGCTGTGGGAAAGTGCCAGCGCCGCCGTCAGCACCGGGTATCTGGGTCTGCTGCCCGAGATGTTTCAGAGTTACCCGGAGCGCACCAACGTGGCTCTGAGGATGAATCTGGTGCAGACGGTGGGCCTGCTGATCGCGCTGGCGCTGCCACCCCTGCTGTCGCAACTGCTCGGCTGGGGCACGATGGCGGGGCTGTTCGCGGTCATCTCGGGCCTCAGCATCTGGGTGGGCTACCGAGGGCTGTACGAGCGAGCAGAATCGCAGCAGGCGCTGGCATTACCGCTGCTGGCAGCACTCCGGGCGACCTTTGGCAACCGCAGCTTTCTGACGGTGGTGGCGGCTCAGACCATGCGCTTTATCGCCACCGGCACGCTGGCGGCAGGCATGTTCTTCTTCACGACCTACAGCCTGGGCATCCGCAGCGGCGGCCTGACCAGCGTGCTGCTCGGCAGCGCCTTCGTCACGGCGGGGCTGGCGCTGTGGCCCTGGCAACGCTTCGTTGCCTCGCGCTTCGACGCCCGCACCACCCTGATGCTGGCATTCGGCCTGACCGCGCTGGCAGTTGTTCCCCTGCGTTTCGTCCACAGCATTCCTGCCGTGATTGCCACCACCATGCTGATCGGGGTGGGACTGGCAGGCATGATCCTGATGGGCGACGTGATTCTGAGCGACGTGATCGACGAAGACGAACTGAAGACCGGGCAGCGGCGGGAAGGCATGTATTTCGGGATGTCGGGCCTGATTACCACGCTCGGCAGCGCACTGATCGCCCTGTGCTTCGGCTGGGTCTCACGCACCTACGGCTACGACCCGAAGCTGAGCGTGCAGCCTGCCAGCGTGGGCGAGGGCTTCCGGGTCTTCATGACTGCGCCGCCGATCATCGGGGCGGGGCTGGCCCTGGTGCTGCTGGCCTTCTATCCGCTGCACGGCGCACGGCTGCGCGAAGTGCGCCTCGCTGCCGCACAGAAGCGTGCAGCACTGGACCATGTGGCTGAACCCGGTCATTCCGTTCCCTGA